Proteins encoded in a region of the Dorea longicatena genome:
- a CDS encoding VirB4-like conjugal transfer ATPase, CD1110 family — translation MIKTLSNIFKQDKEKFVIPRSVQQVIPIETIWSDGIFKIGRNKFARTYKFTDINYAVASKVDKETMFLEYMDLLNSFDCGGTTKITINNRRLNKVDFEKAILIPMQEDGLDLYRKEYNNMLLDKATSSNSMVQEKYVTVSCYKKTIEEARTYFARVTTELNSHFARLGSKCAEVNGEDKLRILHDFYRTGEESGFHFDIQENMRKGHSFKDYICPDTFEFEKDYFRMGDRYGRVLFLREYASYIKDDMIAELTDMNRNLMLSIDVIPVPTDEAVQEVEKRLLGVETNITNWQRRQNANNNFSAVIPYDLEQQRKESKEFMDDLTTRDQRMMFGILTMVHTAESKKQLDADTETLLTIGRKKLCQFSVLKFQQMDGLNTALPIGHRKIPAVRTLTSESVAVLMPFRVQEIMDAGGIYCGENAISHNLIMCNKEKLLNPNSFLLGVPGSGKSFNAKMQIVFLALATQDDILICDPEREYASLVEAMGGEVVRIAAGSRDHINAMDMVDGYGDGGDPVIEKSQFILSLFEQLDKKGINAKERSIIDRCVGEVYEEYQHGGAVPTLRVLREKFLEQEEPEAQDLALVSELFTNGSLDAFAHESNVDVNNRIMVYDILDLGKQLKTMGLLVITDAMLNRVTENWKQGKRTHIFLDEFHVVFENEYSGAFFNSAWRRFRKRNAFPTAITQNVEYLLDSVLASTMISNSEYIVMLNQAEPDRAKLATLLNISTEQMGYITNADAGCGLVKYGSSLVPFVNRFPTNTRLYKLMTTKPGEDSINRGRM, via the coding sequence ATGATAAAAACGCTGAGTAATATTTTCAAGCAGGATAAAGAAAAATTTGTAATTCCAAGAAGCGTACAGCAGGTAATTCCCATCGAGACTATCTGGTCTGATGGGATATTTAAAATCGGGAGAAATAAATTTGCACGTACTTATAAATTTACGGATATCAACTATGCGGTGGCAAGCAAAGTAGATAAGGAAACCATGTTCCTGGAATATATGGATTTATTAAATTCTTTCGATTGCGGTGGAACAACAAAAATAACGATCAATAATCGCCGCTTGAATAAGGTGGATTTTGAAAAAGCAATTCTGATTCCGATGCAGGAGGACGGACTGGATTTATATCGGAAAGAGTACAACAATATGCTTTTAGATAAGGCAACCAGTTCCAACAGCATGGTGCAGGAAAAATATGTGACAGTATCCTGCTATAAGAAAACAATCGAAGAAGCCAGAACGTATTTTGCACGAGTGACAACAGAGCTGAACAGTCATTTTGCAAGATTGGGTTCCAAATGTGCAGAGGTAAATGGAGAAGATAAGTTACGGATTCTGCATGATTTTTACCGTACAGGAGAAGAATCTGGTTTCCATTTTGATATTCAGGAGAATATGAGAAAAGGACACAGCTTTAAAGATTATATCTGTCCGGATACCTTTGAATTTGAAAAAGATTATTTCCGCATGGGAGATCGTTATGGAAGAGTACTTTTTCTTCGTGAGTATGCTTCTTACATCAAAGACGATATGATAGCAGAACTGACCGACATGAATCGAAATCTGATGTTGAGCATTGATGTGATTCCGGTTCCGACTGATGAAGCAGTACAGGAAGTGGAAAAACGTCTGCTTGGTGTGGAGACAAATATCACGAACTGGCAGAGACGGCAGAATGCCAACAATAACTTTTCCGCAGTGATTCCTTATGATTTGGAACAGCAGAGAAAAGAAAGTAAAGAGTTCATGGACGATTTAACCACACGTGACCAGCGTATGATGTTCGGTATACTGACTATGGTGCATACGGCAGAATCGAAAAAACAGCTTGATGCAGATACGGAAACACTTCTGACAATCGGACGGAAAAAGTTATGCCAGTTTTCTGTTCTGAAATTTCAGCAGATGGACGGACTGAATACAGCACTACCCATCGGACACCGGAAGATTCCGGCAGTCCGCACACTGACTTCGGAGAGTGTAGCAGTGTTGATGCCATTCCGGGTGCAGGAGATTATGGACGCAGGAGGTATCTATTGTGGAGAAAATGCAATCTCCCATAACTTAATCATGTGTAATAAAGAAAAACTGTTGAATCCAAACTCATTCCTTTTGGGTGTGCCGGGAAGTGGAAAATCCTTTAATGCAAAAATGCAGATTGTATTCCTGGCACTGGCAACGCAGGACGATATCCTGATTTGTGATCCAGAGCGAGAGTATGCATCATTAGTTGAAGCAATGGGCGGAGAAGTGGTTCGCATTGCTGCAGGAAGCCGGGACCATATCAATGCAATGGATATGGTAGACGGATATGGAGATGGCGGTGATCCAGTGATTGAGAAGTCACAGTTTATTTTATCTCTGTTTGAACAGTTGGATAAAAAAGGAATCAATGCAAAGGAACGTTCCATTATTGACCGATGTGTGGGAGAAGTTTATGAGGAATATCAGCATGGCGGAGCAGTGCCGACTTTGCGGGTGTTGCGTGAAAAATTTTTAGAACAGGAAGAACCGGAAGCACAGGATTTGGCACTGGTATCAGAATTATTTACCAATGGAAGTCTGGACGCATTTGCACATGAAAGTAATGTTGATGTGAATAACCGTATCATGGTATACGACATTCTGGATTTAGGAAAACAGTTAAAGACCATGGGACTTCTGGTAATCACTGATGCAATGTTGAACCGGGTAACGGAGAACTGGAAACAGGGAAAGCGAACCCATATTTTTTTAGACGAGTTTCATGTAGTATTTGAAAATGAGTATTCCGGAGCATTTTTTAACTCTGCATGGCGAAGATTTCGTAAGCGTAATGCATTCCCGACAGCAATCACACAGAACGTGGAATATCTGTTAGATTCTGTTCTTGCAAGTACGATGATTTCAAACAGTGAGTATATCGTGATGCTTAATCAGGCAGAGCCGGACAGAGCAAAACTGGCAACACTACTAAATATCTCCACAGAACAGATGGGATATATCACAAATGCAGATGCCGGTTGTGGTTTGGTGAAATACGGAAGTTCGCTTGTACCGTTCGTCAATAGATTTCCAACCAATACAAGGTTGTATAAACTGATGACCACAAAGCCGGGAGAGGACAGTATCAACCGGGGAAGAATGTAA
- a CDS encoding DUF6075 family protein, with product MLAKCGKHDSYYSSFFYCVGISKDTRNHVDRMFDFKERLIKPEALHEGWQTGGSARLTRLAFNLWNGYVEKGEESLSTPYEMFDCGYAPYFYEAIRIKYPEYCRDLPQVSKKETNHER from the coding sequence ATGTTAGCAAAATGCGGAAAGCACGACAGTTATTACAGTTCATTTTTCTATTGTGTGGGAATTTCTAAAGATACCAGAAATCATGTTGATCGCATGTTTGATTTTAAAGAGCGTTTGATTAAACCAGAAGCATTGCATGAAGGGTGGCAGACAGGCGGTTCGGCACGATTGACCAGACTGGCTTTCAACTTGTGGAATGGATATGTGGAGAAGGGAGAAGAAAGTCTGTCTACTCCATATGAGATGTTCGATTGCGGTTATGCACCATATTTCTATGAAGCAATCCGCATAAAGTACCCGGAATACTGTCGGGACTTGCCACAGGTGAGCAAAAAAGAAACTAATCATGAACGCTAG
- a CDS encoding PrgI family protein: MEVKINKEIRDYTEAIFFGLSLRQFIFSGLACGIAVGLYFLLHPYMSMETVSWICVLGAAPCVVFGFVKYHGMTAEQFIWAWIKSEILMPKKLVFRSENLYFDAVEPIIKKYEKESLKKEGRKKNDKNAE; this comes from the coding sequence TTGGAAGTAAAAATTAACAAGGAAATCAGGGATTACACAGAGGCAATCTTTTTCGGATTGTCCCTGAGACAGTTTATCTTTTCAGGATTAGCCTGCGGGATTGCCGTTGGGCTTTATTTTTTGCTTCACCCATACATGAGTATGGAAACAGTGAGTTGGATTTGTGTACTGGGAGCTGCCCCATGTGTAGTGTTCGGGTTTGTAAAATATCATGGAATGACAGCGGAGCAGTTTATCTGGGCATGGATAAAATCAGAAATCCTGATGCCGAAAAAACTGGTGTTCCGGTCAGAAAATCTTTATTTTGATGCGGTAGAACCAATCATTAAAAAATATGAGAAAGAAAGTCTGAAGAAGGAGGGACGCAAGAAGAATGATAAAAACGCTGAGTAA